GCGAAGAACTGCTTTGCAAGAATTATTGCTTTTCCCTTGTCGATGACCCGGCTCAACTGGTGGCGGTTTTTACGCTTTCCAATGACAGCATCAAGAAAATTCCCGGATCTCGCAAAAGAAAGATTGAGAAGAACATCCCCCGCGAAAAGATTTACAGCAGCTATCCGGCCGTCATGATTGGTAGACTCGGCATAAGCCTTGATTTTCAGAGCAAACATCTGGGGAGCGACGTCCTGAGTTTTATAAAGGCATGGTTCGTCGATCCACTTAACAAGACCGGTTGCCGGTTTCTGCTGGTAGATTCCTACAACAAGGAACGGAATCTCAAGTTCTATCAAAACAACGAGTTTAAATTCCTGTTCAGCACCGAAGAACAGGAAAGGGAATTTCGCGGTCTTGGTCCTGACAGGCCCTTGAACAGCCGTCTGATGTATTTCGATCTGATTGAATTGAAAAAGAAGCAGACAGGCAAAGCAGAATAAACATTCGCGTTAGGGAAAGCCTAGTGTGCTAGCCCCCCCCCCCTACTCTGAGTCCTTGATGCAGCGGACGGAGTAGGCGACATCCGTGAAAAGCCTTTCCTTGCCCATTCCATCGGATCCATAAGACAAATACTCAGGATGGGTAAAACTCAAACCGTCAGTTGAACCCGCGGTAGTATGGAAATAAGCGAGACCTCCGGCACTGCTGAATTCGCCGGAGCTGGTCCTGTAACCAGCAGGAATCCCTGAAAAACCGAAGGTGTCGGTGCCGATATATTTATTACCACGATATTCCCATCCCATCTGCGACTTGAGAGCCTTGCCTGCCGTTTTTTCGCCCGCTGCAATATACAAGATATAGAATTCATCATCATCACCTACACCTGCATATCTAGGCAAGTGCCAGCCTGAAGGACAAATGCCCCGCACTTTTTTAGTAGGCACGCCATCATCACAATTCACACCATTGCCATTATCACAGAGTGCAACGTAATCTATTGCCGCCGCCCAGGTGTAAAGGCGGCCCGCCACGTCGCAGTTCTCGGTTTTATTGTCGTAGCACCAACTGCGTTCCAACAGACTCGGTGTCTTGACGCTGTCAGCGTAGTTCAGGTTCTCCGCCATCCATATCTGGTCACCTATCT
The sequence above is drawn from the Fibrobacter sp. genome and encodes:
- a CDS encoding N-acetyltransferase encodes the protein MNFLQQNCRFGFYTQGKASLCKSFKCGDNDLDDFFTKDAFLQSEELLCKNYCFSLVDDPAQLVAVFTLSNDSIKKIPGSRKRKIEKNIPREKIYSSYPAVMIGRLGISLDFQSKHLGSDVLSFIKAWFVDPLNKTGCRFLLVDSYNKERNLKFYQNNEFKFLFSTEEQEREFRGLGPDRPLNSRLMYFDLIELKKKQTGKAE
- a CDS encoding fibrobacter succinogenes major paralogous domain-containing protein, with amino-acid sequence MSWNWDVPKEAHFNPDITYGSMTDERDGKVYRTVQIGDQIWMAENLNYADSVKTPSLLERSWCYDNKTENCDVAGRLYTWAAAIDYVALCDNGNGVNCDDGVPTKKVRGICPSGWHLPRYAGVGDDDEFYILYIAAGEKTAGKALKSQMGWEYRGNKYIGTDTFGFSGIPAGYRTSSGEFSSAGGLAYFHTTAGSTDGLSFTHPEYLSYGSDGMGKERLFTDVAYSVRCIKDSE